Proteins from one Paraburkholderia acidisoli genomic window:
- a CDS encoding ATP-binding protein produces MQILSEPRAVSVAADSTDSTVAAGRAACGVARPAAPAPGVAYLFGAFRLIPSQQILLEGGARVPVGGRALNLLTALVERRGELLTKQELLARAWPRTVVEESNLKVHMAALRKALGEGPQEQRFVATVVGRGYQFVAPVERELLADAAPRGSAPERATHNLPAALVRPIGRAATLRELHERLARARLLTVAGPGGIGKTTVALALAQAIAGRGEHDVWFVDLSRLSEGRFVAHAVANAIGLAVHSDAILKALTNHCRLCSRPQLVVLDSCEQVIQAAAEIAAQLTAASPRMRVLATSREPLQAAGEHIYRLDPLDAPEDTACLTVNEALRYPAVELFVERASAARSDFVFQDDDAPVVARICRRLDGVALAIELAATRMNAFGVRELHDLLDDRFATLGQGRRTAPERQKTLLATLDWSHQMLPGIERVVLRRLGIFPGAFTLASALAIVCDGTLTHAGVIDALAGLVARSMVSANAAGGPLRYRLLDTTREYARRKLDDAGELDTVARRHACHCEALNARLEDDWHASSGGHGPDEPVCALDDVRAALNWAFSPRGDLGLAIALTVSAIPAWERLSSLDECRGRVEHALQAIEAGAPALDVQRVKLHTAFAASGLYTRGMVAQIEAAWGTALQVAERIDDKEYQLRALFAASCCLVYAGKYRAADQQLTKFRAIAQASGNAVALSDNRRVTAFAWHHLGRLTPARRNLERVLARQVAPRQRTQLSHHHVDARNGSRALLASLLWLQGLPERAVRTARQADADAQASGHALTLGYVQVFATIPVALFTGDIAAAHAAVVALQDNVARHGLVIFDATARCLEGAVRVEQNDPAALPMLADAIAQLDRDHIGLRYAMYAGLYARGLLRAGRKAEALAAIHLALARAHAHDEAWYVPELLRTKGEILASADDPAARAAARALFEQAIAQAHRLGARGFELRAATSLARLEAPLAACDEARPGTASTAGAVAGVADGAGLADADDAPRARLRALYAAFTEGFDTADLRAARALLELPGTRAGRGSRSSGRRA; encoded by the coding sequence ATGCAGATTTTGTCCGAACCACGCGCAGTGAGCGTGGCGGCCGACTCGACCGACTCGACCGTGGCGGCGGGTAGGGCAGCCTGCGGCGTCGCGCGCCCGGCCGCCCCGGCGCCGGGCGTGGCCTACCTGTTCGGCGCGTTCCGGCTGATCCCGTCGCAGCAGATCCTGCTCGAAGGCGGAGCGCGCGTGCCGGTGGGCGGGCGCGCGCTCAATCTGCTGACGGCGCTCGTGGAGCGGCGCGGCGAACTGCTGACCAAGCAGGAGTTGCTGGCGCGCGCATGGCCGCGCACCGTGGTCGAGGAAAGCAATCTCAAGGTGCATATGGCGGCGCTGCGCAAGGCGCTGGGCGAGGGACCGCAGGAGCAGCGCTTCGTGGCGACGGTGGTGGGCCGCGGCTACCAGTTCGTGGCGCCCGTCGAGCGCGAGCTGCTGGCGGACGCGGCCCCGCGCGGCTCCGCGCCGGAGCGCGCCACGCACAATCTGCCCGCCGCGCTGGTGCGGCCGATCGGGCGCGCGGCCACGCTCCGCGAGTTGCACGAGCGGCTCGCGCGCGCGCGTCTGCTGACGGTCGCGGGACCGGGCGGCATCGGCAAGACCACGGTCGCGCTGGCGCTCGCCCAGGCAATCGCCGGGCGCGGCGAGCACGACGTCTGGTTCGTGGATCTGTCGCGGCTTTCCGAGGGGCGGTTCGTGGCGCATGCGGTGGCCAACGCCATTGGTCTCGCGGTGCATTCGGACGCCATTCTCAAGGCGCTCACGAATCACTGCCGTCTGTGCAGCCGTCCTCAACTGGTCGTGCTCGACAGCTGCGAACAGGTCATCCAGGCGGCCGCGGAGATCGCCGCGCAGCTGACCGCCGCCTCGCCGCGCATGCGCGTGCTGGCCACGAGCCGCGAGCCCCTGCAGGCGGCGGGCGAGCACATCTACCGGCTCGATCCGCTCGACGCGCCCGAAGACACGGCGTGCCTCACGGTGAACGAGGCGCTGCGCTATCCGGCCGTCGAACTGTTCGTCGAACGTGCCTCGGCGGCGCGCAGCGACTTCGTGTTTCAGGACGACGACGCGCCCGTGGTCGCGCGAATCTGCCGGCGCCTCGACGGCGTCGCGCTCGCGATCGAACTGGCCGCGACGCGCATGAACGCGTTCGGCGTGCGCGAGTTGCACGATTTGCTCGACGACCGTTTCGCCACGCTCGGGCAAGGGCGGCGCACCGCGCCGGAGCGCCAGAAGACACTGCTCGCGACGCTCGACTGGAGCCATCAGATGCTGCCCGGGATCGAGCGCGTCGTGCTGCGCCGCCTCGGCATTTTTCCGGGTGCGTTCACGCTGGCCTCGGCGCTCGCGATCGTGTGCGACGGCACGCTCACGCACGCCGGTGTGATCGACGCGCTCGCGGGTCTCGTGGCGAGGTCGATGGTGTCGGCGAACGCGGCGGGCGGGCCGTTGCGCTACCGGCTGCTCGACACGACGCGCGAATACGCGCGCCGCAAGCTCGACGACGCGGGCGAACTGGATACGGTGGCGCGCCGTCACGCATGCCATTGCGAAGCGCTCAACGCGCGGCTCGAGGACGACTGGCACGCGTCGTCCGGCGGGCACGGCCCCGACGAACCGGTTTGCGCGCTCGACGACGTGCGCGCCGCGCTGAACTGGGCGTTCTCGCCGCGCGGCGATCTCGGGCTCGCCATCGCGCTCACGGTCTCGGCCATTCCGGCATGGGAGCGGTTGTCGTCGCTCGACGAATGCCGCGGCCGCGTCGAACACGCGTTGCAGGCGATCGAAGCGGGGGCGCCCGCGCTCGACGTGCAGCGCGTGAAGCTGCACACGGCGTTCGCCGCTTCCGGGCTCTACACGCGCGGCATGGTCGCGCAGATCGAAGCCGCCTGGGGCACCGCGCTGCAGGTGGCGGAACGTATCGACGACAAGGAGTATCAGCTGCGCGCCCTGTTCGCCGCCTCGTGCTGTCTCGTGTATGCGGGCAAATACCGCGCCGCCGACCAGCAACTGACGAAGTTCCGCGCGATCGCGCAGGCGTCGGGCAATGCCGTGGCGCTGTCGGACAACCGGCGCGTGACCGCGTTCGCCTGGCACCACCTGGGCAGGCTGACGCCCGCGCGCCGCAACCTGGAGCGCGTGCTGGCGCGGCAGGTCGCGCCGCGCCAGCGCACGCAGCTCTCGCACCATCACGTCGATGCGCGCAACGGGTCGCGCGCGTTGCTCGCCAGTCTGTTGTGGCTGCAGGGCTTGCCCGAACGCGCGGTGCGCACCGCGCGCCAGGCCGACGCCGACGCGCAGGCGAGCGGCCATGCGTTGACGCTCGGCTACGTGCAGGTCTTCGCCACGATTCCGGTGGCGCTGTTCACGGGCGATATCGCGGCGGCGCACGCGGCGGTGGTGGCGTTGCAGGACAACGTGGCGCGCCACGGCCTCGTGATCTTCGACGCGACGGCACGCTGCCTCGAAGGCGCCGTGCGCGTGGAGCAGAACGATCCCGCCGCGCTGCCGATGCTCGCCGACGCCATCGCGCAACTCGACCGCGATCACATCGGCTTGCGCTACGCGATGTACGCGGGCCTCTACGCGCGCGGGCTGCTGCGCGCCGGCCGCAAAGCGGAGGCGCTGGCGGCCATCCATCTCGCCCTCGCGCGGGCGCACGCGCACGACGAAGCGTGGTACGTGCCGGAGCTGCTGCGCACCAAGGGCGAAATTCTCGCCAGCGCCGACGATCCCGCCGCGCGCGCCGCGGCCCGCGCGCTGTTCGAGCAGGCGATCGCGCAGGCGCACCGGCTCGGGGCGCGCGGGTTCGAACTGCGCGCCGCGACGAGTCTCGCGCGGCTCGAAGCACCGCTCGCAGCGTGCGACGAAGCGCGGCCGGGCACGGCGAGCACGGCGGGCGCGGTGGCCGGGGTGGCCGATGGCGCGGGCCTAGCCGATGCCGACGACGCCCCGCGCGCGCGTTTGCGCGCACTCTACGCCGCGTTCACGGAAGGGTTCGATACGGCCGACCTCCGCGCGGCGCGCGCGCTGCTCGAGCTTCCTGGCACGCGCGCCGGGCGCGGCTCCCGATCGTCAGGACGGCGCGCATGA
- a CDS encoding ATP-binding protein, with product MIAASDDNGVVFEFGRFRLMPARQLLLDGDTRVRLGNRALVILTALVERPGELLTRQELLARGWPGTVVDESNIKVQIAALRKALGAAPARQAYLDTVVGRGYRFVAPVRTRALRASEAVPVERAAVAHNLPARLAPPIGRAGDIGSLLDKLPQTRLMTITGPGGIGKTRLALALAQSIADAACHDVWFVDLSTLGDAALVPHAVATALGLAVHSQDIATALENDLRMRVRPQLIVLDNCEHVVDAAAEMAERIVAVAPRMLVLATSREPLRAVGEHVYRLDPLGHPAQSAGLSARAALQWPAIALFAARAAEQRGDYVLSDADAPVVAEICRRLDGIALAIELAARRVDGFGARGLLRRLEDRFRVLDAGGAGGFGGPERHRTLLAMLDWSHQLLPEVERTVLRRLGVFAGAFALDAAVAVVTDEALGAAPVVDALASLVAKSIVTADLRGESMHYRLLDTTRAYARRKLAEAGELDALARRHAAYCLERFASDEAQWAEATDTHWFEARVRAIDDARAALDWAFSARGDAAMGVALTVSAIPALLHVSSLDECRGRVATALAQVARGAAVDDVRAMKLHGALAASTMYTRGMVPEVEAASATALAISERLGDETFQLRALFAACCALVYAGKHPAADALLDRYRTLAAATGNAAAISDGDRLTAFAWHRAGRQAAARRHLERVLAHRPAARHTRPLGRFHVEWRGAARTILSNVLWLQGFPEQALRTAQEATEQAQSLGNTLTLGYALVLAAVPLALYTGDLPRAESALATLQTHLAKHGLHVYDGMARCLHGALLVERRDARGLALLAEALAQLRRENVGMRYSMYLGMYARGLLSFGRADPARRVIDEALAWSAAHGERWIEPELLRIKAAILEAQGPRAVRGPAWRAYLDAIELARAQGALSLELRAATGLAGLARTLGLCRESRVQLRPVYARFTEGFDTADLRAARVLLDCLLDARA from the coding sequence ATGATCGCAGCTTCCGACGACAACGGCGTGGTGTTCGAGTTCGGCCGCTTCCGGCTGATGCCCGCGCGCCAATTGCTGCTCGACGGCGACACGCGCGTGCGGCTCGGCAATCGCGCGCTCGTGATCCTCACCGCGCTGGTCGAACGCCCGGGCGAACTGCTCACGCGCCAGGAACTGCTGGCGCGCGGCTGGCCGGGCACGGTGGTGGACGAAAGCAACATCAAGGTGCAGATCGCCGCGTTGCGCAAGGCGCTCGGCGCCGCGCCCGCGCGGCAAGCGTATCTGGACACGGTCGTCGGGCGCGGCTACCGCTTCGTCGCGCCCGTGCGCACCCGCGCGCTGCGGGCGAGCGAGGCGGTGCCGGTCGAGCGCGCGGCCGTGGCGCACAACCTGCCCGCGCGACTCGCGCCGCCCATCGGCCGCGCGGGCGACATCGGCAGCTTGCTCGACAAGCTGCCGCAAACGCGGCTCATGACGATCACGGGTCCGGGCGGCATCGGCAAGACCCGGCTTGCACTGGCGCTCGCCCAGTCGATTGCCGATGCCGCGTGCCACGACGTCTGGTTCGTCGACCTCTCCACGCTCGGCGACGCCGCGCTGGTGCCGCACGCGGTCGCCACGGCGCTGGGCCTCGCCGTGCATTCGCAAGACATCGCGACGGCGCTGGAGAACGATTTGCGCATGCGCGTGCGGCCGCAACTGATCGTGCTCGACAATTGCGAACACGTGGTCGACGCGGCAGCGGAGATGGCCGAGCGCATTGTCGCCGTCGCGCCGCGAATGCTCGTGCTCGCCACCAGCCGCGAGCCGCTGCGCGCGGTCGGCGAACACGTGTACCGGCTCGATCCGCTGGGCCATCCGGCGCAATCGGCCGGGTTGAGCGCGCGCGCCGCGTTGCAGTGGCCGGCGATCGCGCTGTTCGCCGCGCGCGCGGCGGAGCAACGCGGCGACTACGTGTTGAGCGACGCCGACGCGCCCGTGGTCGCCGAAATCTGCCGCCGCCTCGACGGCATCGCGCTCGCCATCGAACTCGCGGCGCGGCGCGTCGACGGGTTCGGCGCGCGCGGGCTGCTGCGCCGGCTCGAAGACCGCTTTCGCGTGCTGGACGCGGGCGGCGCCGGCGGCTTCGGCGGACCGGAGCGGCATCGCACGCTGCTGGCGATGCTCGACTGGAGCCATCAACTGCTGCCCGAGGTGGAGCGCACCGTGCTGCGCCGCCTCGGCGTGTTCGCGGGCGCCTTCGCGCTCGACGCGGCCGTGGCCGTGGTCACGGACGAAGCGCTCGGCGCCGCGCCCGTCGTCGACGCGCTGGCGAGCCTCGTGGCGAAGTCGATCGTCACGGCGGACCTGCGCGGCGAGAGCATGCACTACCGTTTGCTCGACACGACGCGCGCCTATGCGCGCCGCAAGCTGGCGGAGGCGGGCGAACTCGACGCGCTCGCGCGCCGCCACGCCGCGTACTGTCTCGAGCGGTTCGCGAGCGACGAGGCGCAGTGGGCCGAAGCCACCGACACGCATTGGTTCGAAGCGCGCGTGCGCGCCATCGACGACGCCCGCGCCGCGCTCGACTGGGCGTTCTCGGCGCGCGGCGACGCGGCCATGGGCGTGGCGCTCACGGTATCGGCGATACCGGCCTTGCTGCACGTGTCCTCGCTGGACGAATGCCGCGGCCGCGTGGCAACCGCGCTGGCGCAGGTCGCGCGCGGCGCGGCGGTGGACGACGTCCGGGCGATGAAGCTGCATGGCGCGCTGGCCGCCTCGACCATGTATACGCGCGGCATGGTGCCCGAGGTCGAAGCGGCGTCGGCCACGGCGCTCGCGATCTCCGAGCGGCTCGGCGACGAGACTTTCCAGTTGCGCGCGCTGTTCGCCGCGTGCTGCGCGCTCGTCTACGCAGGCAAGCATCCGGCCGCCGACGCGCTGCTGGACCGCTACCGGACGCTCGCCGCGGCCACCGGCAACGCCGCCGCGATCTCCGACGGCGACCGGCTCACCGCGTTCGCCTGGCATCGCGCGGGCCGCCAGGCCGCCGCGCGGCGGCATCTCGAACGCGTGCTCGCGCATCGCCCGGCGGCTCGCCACACGCGTCCGCTCGGGCGCTTTCACGTGGAGTGGCGGGGCGCGGCGCGCACGATCCTGAGCAACGTGCTGTGGCTGCAAGGCTTTCCCGAGCAGGCGCTGCGCACGGCGCAGGAGGCCACGGAGCAGGCGCAGTCGCTGGGCAATACGCTCACGCTCGGCTATGCGCTCGTGCTGGCGGCGGTGCCGCTCGCGCTCTACACGGGCGACCTGCCGCGGGCCGAAAGCGCGCTCGCGACCTTGCAGACGCATCTCGCGAAGCACGGGCTGCATGTGTACGACGGCATGGCGCGTTGCCTGCACGGCGCGTTGCTGGTCGAGCGCCGCGACGCGCGCGGCCTCGCGCTGCTCGCCGAGGCGCTCGCGCAACTCCGCCGCGAGAACGTCGGCATGCGCTATTCCATGTATCTGGGGATGTACGCGCGCGGTTTGCTGTCGTTCGGGCGCGCGGACCCGGCGCGCCGGGTCATCGACGAAGCGCTGGCGTGGTCGGCGGCGCACGGGGAGCGCTGGATCGAGCCGGAACTGCTGCGCATCAAGGCCGCGATACTCGAAGCGCAAGGCCCGCGCGCGGTGCGCGGCCCGGCGTGGCGCGCGTATCTCGATGCGATCGAACTGGCGCGCGCGCAGGGTGCGCTGAGTCTGGAGTTACGCGCGGCGACGGGACTGGCGGGGCTCGCGCGCACGCTCGGTCTGTGCCGTGAGAGCCGGGTGCAGCTGCGGCCCGTCTATGCGCGGTTCACGGAAGGTTTCGATACCGCCGATCTCAGGGCGGCGCGGGTCTTGCTCGATTGCCTGCTCGACGCCCGCGCCTGA
- a CDS encoding BON domain-containing protein, translating to MSLSKYLSTFALALAALSLAGTAFAQDDAAAAPAAPLTKKQIRTQNHQLESKVRHTLNRTKELDASGITIVARNGKITLDGTAEDDTQIQLAATTAATVPGVTGVSNYVRMREPGH from the coding sequence ATGTCTTTAAGCAAATACCTCAGCACGTTCGCGTTGGCGCTTGCCGCACTCTCCCTCGCCGGCACCGCCTTCGCCCAGGACGATGCCGCCGCGGCACCGGCCGCGCCGCTCACCAAAAAGCAGATTCGCACGCAGAATCATCAACTGGAGTCGAAGGTTCGCCACACGCTGAACCGCACGAAGGAACTCGATGCCTCGGGCATCACCATCGTCGCGCGCAACGGCAAGATCACGCTCGACGGCACCGCCGAGGACGACACCCAGATCCAGCTCGCAGCCACGACGGCGGCCACGGTGCCGGGCGTGACGGGCGTCAGCAATTACGTGCGCATGCGCGAACCGGGCCACTGA
- a CDS encoding enoyl-CoA hydratase/isomerase family protein: MIKIVHPVQDRFADLDGFRVDHAERGARADIVLDRAPLNRITLRQCEQLRLVFEALDDDPAVRVIVVRSAHEHFCGGRELEHFRHASREQLAKQAWSVASPARCSKPVIAATRGYCFGVGLELALACDFRIATEATLYALAEQRPERPGQVPGSDGAARLQKMVGIGRARDIVMRSRQIPGPLAYDWGIATEFVTDSDLEAATDDMVRELLAYSAASYPAVKQLLNDIDDTCAARLEAGSSADPHADSHAGLHADLHANPRPRHHDAFGARPAYAPHKAISNGS, translated from the coding sequence ATGATCAAGATCGTTCACCCGGTTCAGGACCGGTTCGCCGACCTGGACGGCTTCCGCGTGGATCACGCGGAACGCGGCGCGCGCGCCGACATCGTGCTCGACCGCGCGCCGCTCAACCGCATCACGTTGCGGCAATGCGAACAGTTGCGGCTCGTGTTCGAAGCGCTCGACGACGACCCCGCCGTGCGCGTCATCGTCGTGCGTTCGGCGCACGAGCATTTTTGCGGCGGCCGCGAACTGGAGCACTTCCGGCATGCCTCGCGCGAGCAACTCGCGAAGCAGGCGTGGAGCGTGGCGTCGCCCGCGCGTTGCAGCAAGCCGGTGATCGCGGCCACGCGCGGCTATTGCTTCGGCGTGGGACTCGAACTCGCGCTGGCCTGCGATTTTCGCATCGCCACCGAGGCGACGCTGTACGCGCTCGCCGAACAGCGGCCCGAGCGGCCGGGCCAGGTGCCGGGCTCGGACGGCGCGGCGCGGCTGCAAAAAATGGTGGGTATCGGCCGCGCGCGCGACATCGTGATGCGTTCGCGGCAGATTCCGGGTCCGCTCGCGTACGACTGGGGCATCGCCACCGAATTCGTGACCGACAGCGATCTCGAAGCGGCCACCGACGACATGGTGCGCGAGTTGCTCGCGTATTCGGCGGCCTCGTATCCCGCGGTCAAGCAACTGCTCAACGACATCGACGACACGTGCGCCGCGCGGCTCGAAGCCGGTTCGTCCGCCGACCCGCACGCCGATTCTCATGCCGGCCTTCACGCCGACCTTCACGCCAACCCGCGTCCGCGCCATCACGACGCATTCGGCGCTCGTCCCGCTTATGCGCCGCACAAGGCCATCTCCAACGGCTCGTGA
- a CDS encoding LysR family transcriptional regulator → MKATSEDFSIFVCVVASGSITAASQSLGLAASAVSRSLSRLEEKVGVTLLNRTTRRMHLTEEGALLFDQAKDILLRIEDLEERLTSRRQAPAGRLRVNATTAFMLHAIVPHLDEFRGLYPAIELQLNTSESDINLLAENTDIAIRMGAQTDSTLRARLLGTDRLQMVASPAYLARCGEPAEVADLAAHALIGFSEPASLNLWPLQGEAGAAFQFRPALSASSAETIRQLALAGHGIACLASFATARDVAAGRLVNVMSESLADPTQPVYAVFYRNSRLSLRIQCFLDFMQPRLRQALVSLN, encoded by the coding sequence ATGAAAGCCACCTCCGAAGACTTCTCGATCTTTGTCTGCGTCGTTGCATCGGGTTCGATCACCGCGGCGTCGCAGAGTCTCGGCCTCGCGGCGTCGGCGGTGAGCCGCTCGCTGTCCAGGCTCGAGGAGAAGGTGGGCGTCACGCTGCTCAATCGCACCACGCGGCGCATGCATCTGACCGAGGAAGGCGCGCTGCTGTTCGATCAGGCGAAGGACATTCTGCTGCGCATCGAGGATCTCGAAGAACGCCTGACGTCGCGCCGCCAGGCACCGGCCGGGCGTCTGCGCGTGAACGCGACCACGGCGTTCATGCTGCACGCGATCGTGCCGCATCTCGACGAATTCCGCGGCCTCTATCCCGCCATCGAATTGCAGCTCAACACGAGCGAAAGCGATATCAACCTGCTCGCCGAAAACACCGACATCGCCATTCGCATGGGCGCGCAAACCGATTCCACCTTACGCGCGCGCCTGCTCGGCACCGACCGTCTGCAGATGGTGGCGAGCCCCGCCTATCTCGCGCGTTGCGGCGAGCCCGCCGAGGTCGCGGACCTCGCCGCGCACGCGCTGATCGGCTTCAGCGAGCCGGCGAGCCTGAACCTCTGGCCGTTGCAGGGCGAGGCGGGCGCCGCGTTCCAGTTTCGCCCCGCACTGAGCGCGTCCAGCGCCGAGACCATTCGGCAGCTCGCGCTGGCGGGCCACGGCATCGCCTGTCTCGCGAGCTTCGCGACCGCGCGCGACGTGGCCGCCGGGCGGCTCGTGAACGTGATGTCCGAGTCGCTCGCCGATCCCACGCAACCGGTGTACGCGGTGTTCTATCGCAACTCGCGCCTGTCGTTGCGCATTCAGTGCTTTCTGGATTTCATGCAGCCGCGCCTGAGGCAGGCGCTGGTGTCTCTCAATTGA
- a CDS encoding mechanosensitive ion channel family protein, whose amino-acid sequence MNDPLFAGFVLIAIDIAIWRCAWPRNEVARLVARLAVYAALSALLFSSGLSPFSHAAYGASREQRVLGQMLEIIWWLTGARLLTVVLDTLFLPKTWRRQRLFEDVFGAVTFLAAIVAALGFVLELPIRGLVATSGALAVVLGLAIQSTLSDVFAGIVINTTEPYEVGNWVAIDGVEGKVLEMNWRATHLLTSEGNVMIVPNAVAAKAKISNSSRPPTLHGLSVTLDVTPEARPAVVLDALASALKGVRAALADPAPFAHIKSTGPQSFQYEATLYVDDMGKKLAASNELYDLCYRNLAAAGVALRPLGEPYAADKADAPAAARVRLLRGLDLFAALAPEELERLAAQLARKAYASGEVVLASGAVPLALSIVESGVLSAAASEDGRPSEVRRLGPGDAVGEMELLAGLPARLAFTTLTRAVVYQLGKDDLSTVLKRNPDAAHSMCQLLARREHAIDANERAAALPPSDPSFFHWLLDQVRKLHDLAL is encoded by the coding sequence GTGAACGATCCGCTCTTTGCCGGCTTCGTGTTGATCGCCATCGACATCGCGATCTGGCGCTGCGCATGGCCGCGCAACGAGGTCGCGCGCCTGGTGGCGCGGCTCGCCGTGTATGCCGCGTTGAGCGCGCTGCTGTTCTCGTCGGGGCTGAGCCCGTTTTCGCACGCCGCCTACGGCGCTTCGCGCGAGCAGCGCGTGCTCGGGCAGATGCTCGAGATCATCTGGTGGCTCACGGGCGCGCGGCTGTTGACCGTGGTGCTCGACACGCTGTTTCTGCCGAAGACGTGGCGGCGCCAGCGGCTGTTCGAAGACGTGTTCGGCGCGGTGACGTTTCTGGCCGCCATCGTCGCGGCGCTCGGCTTCGTGCTCGAACTGCCGATACGCGGACTCGTGGCCACCTCGGGCGCGCTCGCGGTCGTGCTCGGGCTCGCGATCCAGAGCACGCTGAGCGACGTGTTCGCGGGTATCGTCATCAACACCACGGAGCCGTACGAGGTGGGCAACTGGGTGGCGATCGACGGCGTGGAAGGCAAGGTGCTGGAGATGAACTGGCGCGCGACGCATCTGCTCACTTCGGAGGGCAACGTGATGATCGTGCCCAACGCCGTGGCCGCCAAGGCGAAGATCAGCAACAGCAGCCGCCCGCCCACGCTGCACGGCCTGAGCGTCACGCTCGACGTCACGCCCGAGGCGCGGCCCGCCGTGGTGCTCGACGCGCTCGCCAGCGCGCTCAAGGGCGTGCGCGCGGCGCTCGCCGATCCCGCGCCGTTCGCGCACATCAAGAGCACGGGACCGCAGTCGTTCCAGTACGAGGCGACGCTCTATGTGGACGACATGGGCAAGAAGCTCGCGGCCTCCAACGAGCTTTACGACCTGTGCTACCGCAACCTCGCGGCGGCAGGCGTCGCGCTGCGGCCGCTCGGCGAACCCTATGCGGCCGACAAGGCCGACGCGCCCGCGGCCGCGCGCGTGCGGCTGTTGCGCGGCCTCGACCTGTTCGCCGCGCTCGCGCCGGAGGAACTCGAACGGCTGGCCGCCCAACTCGCGCGCAAGGCGTACGCGAGCGGCGAGGTCGTGCTGGCTTCGGGCGCAGTGCCGCTCGCGTTGAGCATCGTCGAGAGCGGTGTGCTCTCGGCCGCCGCGAGCGAGGACGGCCGCCCGTCCGAAGTGCGGCGGCTGGGCCCCGGCGACGCCGTCGGCGAAATGGAATTGCTCGCCGGTCTGCCCGCGCGCCTCGCGTTCACCACGCTCACGCGCGCGGTCGTGTATCAGCTCGGCAAGGACGATCTGTCCACGGTGCTCAAGCGCAATCCCGACGCCGCGCATTCGATGTGCCAGTTGCTCGCGCGCCGCGAGCACGCCATCGACGCGAACGAACGCGCCGCGGCGTTACCGCCGTCGGACCCGTCGTTCTTTCACTGGCTGCTCGATCAGGTCAGAAAGCTGCACGACCTCGCGCTCTGA